The following proteins are co-located in the Ursus arctos isolate Adak ecotype North America unplaced genomic scaffold, UrsArc2.0 scaffold_13, whole genome shotgun sequence genome:
- the UBE2J1 gene encoding ubiquitin-conjugating enzyme E2 J1: METRYNLKSPAVKRLMKEAAELKDPTDHYHAQPLEDNLFEWHFTVRGPPDSDFDGGVYHGRIVLPPEYPMKPPSIILLTANGRFEVGKKICLSISGHHPETWQPSWSIRTALLAIIGFMPTKGEGAIGSLDYTPEERRALAKKSQDFCCEGCGCAMKDVLLPLKSGSDSSQADQEAKELARQISFKAEVNSSGKTIAEPDLNHSFSLNDLQDEIPTTFQGATASTSYGAQNPSVTSLQQPAQPVAKNTSMSPRQRRAQQQSQRRSSTSPDVIQGQQPRDNHTDHGGSAVLIVILTLALAALIFRRIYLANEYIFDFEL; this comes from the exons ATGGAGACCCGCTACAACCTGAAGAGTCCGG ctgttaaGCGTTTAATGAAAGAAGCAGCAGAATTGAAGGACCCAACAGATCATTACCATGCACAGCCATTAGAG GATAACCTTTTTGAATGGCACTTCACAGTTAGAGGGCCCCCAGATTCTGATTTTGATGGAGGAGTTTATCATGGACGAATAGTACTGCCCCCAGAATATCCCATGAAGCCACCGAGCATTATTCTTTTAACG GCTAACGGGCGGTTTGAAGTAGGCAAGAAAATCTGCTTGAGCATCTCAGGACATCACCCTGAAACTTGGCAGCCTTCCTGGAGTA taagAACAGCATTACTAGCCATCATTGGGTTTATGCCAACAAAAGGAGAGGGGGCCATAGGTTCTCTAGATTACACACCAGAGGAAAGAAGAGCACTTGCCAAAAA ATCACAGGATTTCTGTTGTGAGGGATGTGGCTGTGCCATGAAGGATGTCCTGTTGCCTTTAAAATCTGGAAGTGATTCAAGCCAAGCTGACCAAGAAGCCAAGGAACTAGCAAGACAAATCAGTTTTAAG GCAGAAGTCAATTCATCTGGAAAGACTATCGCTGAGCCGGACTTAAACCACTCTTTTTCACTAAATGATTTACAGGATGAGATACCTACAACATTCCAGGGGGCTACGGCCAGTACCTCG TATGGAGCCCAGAACCCCTCAGTAACATCCCTTCAACAGCCTGCTCAGCCCGTAGCTAAGAATACCTCCATGAGCCCTCGACAACGCCGAGCCCAGCAGCAGAGTCAAAGAAGGTCGTCCACTTCCCCAGATGTGATCCAGGGCCAGCAGCCAAGAGACAACCACACCGATCATGGCGGATCTGCTGTTCTGATTGTCATCTTGACTTTGGCATTGGCAGCTCTTATATTCCGACGAATATATCTGGCCAATGAGTACATATTTGACTTTGAGTTATAA